In a single window of the Tellurirhabdus bombi genome:
- a CDS encoding glycoside hydrolase family 16 protein, producing MRNTLSLALPFLSLLILGASTFPDSIAFRPEGPSEKAKPAADWKLVWGDEFEKDGKPDPKNWAFENGFVRNNELQWYQPDNAYCEKGLLVIEGRKERKPNPNYLANSPSWRSSRQYIDYTAASLKTEGLHSWKYGRFEMRARIDASPGLWPAFWTLGVAGEWPSNGEIDIMEYYRDMILANVAWGTEKRFKAEWRTTKTPLAKFNDPNWAKNFHVWRMDWDENAIQLFVDDQLLNKVDLKETINRDGSNTNPFHQPHYLLVNLAIGGDNGGEPTGTKFPTRYEIDYVRVYQQ from the coding sequence ATGAGAAATACATTATCGCTTGCATTGCCTTTCCTTTCACTGCTCATTCTTGGTGCTTCTACTTTTCCGGACTCCATCGCTTTTCGCCCGGAAGGCCCGTCTGAAAAAGCCAAACCGGCAGCTGACTGGAAATTAGTTTGGGGAGATGAATTTGAAAAAGACGGCAAACCAGATCCCAAAAACTGGGCCTTTGAAAATGGTTTTGTCCGTAACAATGAACTTCAATGGTATCAGCCGGACAATGCCTATTGTGAAAAAGGATTGCTGGTTATCGAAGGCCGGAAAGAACGAAAACCAAACCCGAATTACCTGGCTAACAGCCCAAGCTGGCGAAGCAGTCGGCAGTATATTGACTACACGGCCGCTAGCCTTAAAACCGAAGGCCTGCATAGCTGGAAATATGGTCGCTTTGAAATGCGGGCGCGGATTGATGCCAGCCCCGGCTTATGGCCCGCCTTCTGGACGCTTGGCGTAGCCGGAGAATGGCCCTCCAATGGCGAAATCGACATTATGGAATATTACCGCGATATGATCCTGGCAAACGTGGCCTGGGGCACCGAAAAGCGCTTTAAGGCCGAATGGCGCACAACCAAGACACCCCTGGCAAAGTTCAACGACCCGAACTGGGCCAAAAATTTCCACGTCTGGCGGATGGACTGGGACGAAAACGCGATTCAGCTTTTTGTCGATGATCAACTGCTTAATAAGGTTGATTTGAAAGAGACCATCAACCGCGACGGATCGAATACAAATCCCTTCCACCAACCGCATTACCTGCTCGTTAATCTGGCCATTGGCGGCGACAACGGCGGTGAGCCAACCGGTACGAAGTTTCCCACCCGCTACGAAATCGATTACGTGCGCGTGTACCAGCAGTAA
- a CDS encoding DEAD/DEAH box helicase, whose protein sequence is MKVSPAEPFQIVYSLMEHEFLGYLFEAFVVQLNAKGELTLQNQTLSSKNVNEFSSGLDEIDFELVRMIDEIQQDVILKKFNAKKLSTVDFFLKVYDPHKGDKHLQEMICEYLERRRANILPRLENRRIFVMGNDGNPAWMPLTWMPEKAKVYFHFVRNEQATEYFPIIKYNYQTVDFQFKGALLICDDPAWMMLDGKLYHFDKSVEGKKLRPFLSKRNIVIPKNIEDQYYHRFVAPLIAAYDVYAKGFEIRSDAVVPTPVITMSEQGVAQRVAVPLFAQNGGGKAEETVTAEVDGQIVLGLSFQYGQFTFPFDSFANNSNVSIEKQNGDYIFHKIRRDLRVERAYIGWLREHGLDLKNGRIVLGKAWTFEWLQENHRPLNDTGFQVQQHADDTKRYFLGYSSIVVSINENEGRDWFDIYAKVQFGEFEIPFIKLRSLILNKKREFPLPNGEIAVIPETWFTKYSELFAFAEHEHGSDQLMLRKHHIALVQELQQESLASAIISRKLERLRTFEEVGSYPLPGGFLGKLRPYQKAGYDWMQFLNQYRFGGCLADDMGLGKTVMTLALLQSQKELPQLRDEIAQNQEADSSDAARPSLLIMPTSLLYNWELEARRFTPDLRILVYTGTYRDKNTAQFDGYDLILTSYGIVRIDIELLKKYRFNYTILDESQAIKNPSSHITRAVMLLDAAHRLILTGTPLENSTMDLWSQMTFINPGLLGSQTFFRNEFQIPIEKKNDEQKTQRLYGIIKPFLLRRHKSQVALDLPEKVENTHYSDMTPEQEKQYEEAKSYYRNLILERIEEDGMAKSQMVVLQGLTKLRQIANHPRLIDENYEGDSGKMEDVVMRLEGAMADNHKILVFSQFIKHLNVVQQYLKEKEIKYAYLDGSTQDRRGQVDLFQTNDSVKLFLISLKAGGLGHNLTAADYVFILDPWWNPAIEAQAVDRAHRIGQQKTVFTYKFITRNTVEEKILDLQRSKRKLASDLITTEENFVKSLTKEDIMVLLE, encoded by the coding sequence ATGAAGGTATCTCCTGCGGAGCCGTTCCAGATTGTCTATTCGTTGATGGAACACGAGTTTCTGGGCTATTTATTCGAAGCCTTTGTCGTTCAATTGAACGCCAAGGGTGAACTTACTTTGCAGAACCAGACACTTTCCTCTAAAAATGTTAATGAGTTTAGTTCAGGACTGGATGAAATTGATTTTGAACTCGTTCGAATGATCGACGAGATCCAGCAGGACGTCATTCTCAAGAAATTTAACGCCAAGAAGCTCTCTACGGTTGATTTTTTCCTGAAGGTATACGACCCCCACAAAGGCGATAAACACCTCCAGGAAATGATCTGTGAATACCTCGAGCGCCGCCGGGCTAACATTCTGCCGCGTCTGGAAAACCGTCGGATTTTTGTGATGGGTAACGATGGGAACCCGGCCTGGATGCCGCTCACCTGGATGCCCGAAAAAGCAAAAGTCTATTTCCATTTTGTGCGCAACGAGCAGGCCACAGAATATTTCCCCATTATCAAGTACAACTACCAAACGGTTGACTTTCAGTTTAAAGGCGCTTTACTCATTTGCGATGATCCCGCCTGGATGATGCTGGACGGGAAGCTGTATCACTTTGATAAATCGGTGGAAGGCAAAAAGCTGCGGCCATTTCTCAGCAAGCGAAACATCGTTATTCCCAAAAATATTGAAGATCAGTACTACCACCGCTTCGTCGCGCCCCTGATTGCTGCCTACGACGTATATGCCAAGGGTTTCGAAATCCGGTCGGATGCGGTGGTGCCAACGCCCGTAATTACCATGTCGGAGCAGGGCGTGGCCCAGCGGGTTGCTGTTCCCCTGTTTGCCCAGAATGGAGGCGGGAAAGCCGAAGAAACGGTGACTGCGGAAGTGGATGGACAGATTGTACTGGGACTATCGTTTCAATATGGTCAATTCACGTTTCCGTTCGACAGCTTCGCCAATAATTCCAACGTCAGCATCGAAAAGCAAAACGGGGATTATATTTTCCATAAAATTCGCCGCGATCTGCGCGTAGAAAGGGCGTACATTGGTTGGCTGCGCGAACACGGACTTGATCTGAAAAACGGACGAATTGTGTTGGGAAAAGCCTGGACGTTTGAATGGCTACAGGAAAATCACCGCCCATTAAACGATACGGGCTTTCAGGTTCAGCAACATGCCGACGATACAAAACGGTATTTTCTGGGTTATTCGTCCATTGTGGTGTCGATCAACGAAAATGAAGGCCGCGATTGGTTTGATATTTACGCCAAGGTGCAGTTTGGCGAGTTTGAGATTCCGTTTATCAAGCTTCGTTCGCTGATTCTAAATAAAAAGCGGGAGTTTCCGCTACCAAATGGCGAAATCGCCGTTATTCCCGAAACGTGGTTTACCAAATATTCCGAGTTATTTGCCTTTGCCGAACACGAACACGGCTCCGACCAGCTCATGCTTCGGAAGCACCACATTGCCCTGGTGCAGGAATTGCAGCAGGAAAGCCTGGCTTCGGCCATCATCAGTCGGAAGCTGGAACGTCTGCGTACGTTTGAAGAGGTAGGTTCATATCCACTGCCGGGTGGATTTCTGGGCAAGCTGCGGCCTTACCAGAAGGCGGGTTACGACTGGATGCAGTTCCTGAATCAATACCGCTTCGGAGGCTGCCTGGCCGATGACATGGGTTTGGGAAAAACCGTGATGACCCTGGCTTTGCTTCAATCGCAGAAAGAGCTTCCGCAACTCCGCGATGAAATAGCACAAAATCAGGAGGCCGATTCGAGCGATGCGGCCCGCCCTTCGTTGCTGATTATGCCAACGTCATTGCTCTACAACTGGGAGTTGGAAGCCCGCCGGTTTACGCCTGATCTGCGGATTTTGGTGTATACAGGAACCTACCGGGACAAAAACACGGCCCAATTCGACGGATATGACCTTATTTTAACGTCTTACGGCATTGTTCGAATCGACATAGAACTGCTAAAAAAATACCGCTTCAATTACACCATTCTGGATGAATCACAGGCGATTAAGAATCCTTCGTCGCACATCACGCGGGCAGTGATGTTGCTGGATGCGGCACACCGGTTAATCCTGACCGGGACTCCGCTGGAAAACAGCACGATGGATTTATGGTCGCAAATGACGTTTATCAATCCGGGGTTGTTGGGCAGCCAGACGTTTTTCCGCAACGAGTTTCAGATTCCGATTGAGAAAAAGAACGACGAGCAGAAAACCCAGCGCCTTTACGGAATCATCAAACCGTTTTTGCTGCGTCGCCACAAATCGCAGGTAGCCCTCGATTTGCCCGAAAAAGTGGAGAATACGCATTACAGCGACATGACGCCAGAGCAGGAAAAGCAGTACGAAGAAGCAAAATCCTACTACCGGAACCTGATTCTGGAACGCATCGAAGAAGACGGCATGGCCAAATCGCAGATGGTGGTGTTGCAGGGTTTGACCAAGCTACGTCAGATTGCCAACCACCCGCGCCTGATCGATGAAAACTACGAAGGCGATTCGGGAAAAATGGAGGATGTGGTGATGCGTCTGGAAGGAGCGATGGCCGATAATCACAAGATATTGGTTTTCAGTCAGTTCATTAAGCACTTGAACGTTGTCCAGCAATACCTGAAAGAAAAAGAGATAAAATACGCCTATCTGGATGGGTCCACGCAGGATCGCCGGGGGCAGGTGGATTTGTTCCAGACCAATGATTCAGTCAAGTTATTCCTTATTTCGCTGAAAGCCGGTGGGCTGGGCCATAACCTAACTGCTGCCGATTACGTGTTTATTTTAGATCCGTGGTGGAATCCGGCGATTGAAGCACAAGCCGTGGACCGGGCGCACCGAATCGGGCAGCAAAAAACCGTTTTTACCTACAAATTTATTACCCGAAATACGGTCGAAGAGAAAATTCTGGACCTACAGCGATCCAAACGGAAACTCGCCAGCGACCTGATTACCACGGAGGAGAATTTTGTCAAGTCGCTGACGAAGGAAGATATTATGGTGTTGCTGGAGTAA
- the dnaN gene encoding DNA polymerase III subunit beta — MKFIVSSSVLLKQLSAINGVVATNPIVPILENFLFRLEEDSEGGSSLIVTASDLQTTMITKIAVESSDNGGIAIPAKLLLDTLRGLPEQPITFNIDTETFGTEILTDNGRYKLSGENPIDFPKIPTVNRSLSVELSSDALQSAINNTVFATSTDDLRPNMTGVCLQLAPDSATFVATDGHRLIRYRRTDINSSIGSTMIIPRKALLLLKSSLPEGVPVRAEFSQSNASFTFGNTQMICRLIDERFPDYENAIPTNNPNVLTIGRTDLLSSLKRIMIYANRTTHQIRLALKANQLTISAEDLDYSNEANEKLMCDYEGNDMEIGFNAKFLAEMLSNLSAKMLSFELSVPNRAGLIIPADKEENEDILMLVMPVMLNTYA, encoded by the coding sequence ATGAAATTTATCGTTTCCTCATCCGTACTACTCAAGCAGCTTTCAGCCATCAACGGAGTAGTGGCAACGAACCCTATTGTGCCTATTTTAGAGAATTTTCTCTTTCGTTTGGAAGAAGACAGCGAGGGCGGATCGAGCCTGATCGTAACCGCGTCGGACCTGCAAACGACCATGATTACTAAAATTGCCGTTGAGTCTTCCGACAACGGCGGCATTGCCATTCCGGCGAAACTGCTGCTGGATACCCTACGCGGTTTGCCCGAACAACCCATCACTTTCAATATCGATACCGAAACGTTTGGCACTGAAATTCTAACCGATAACGGACGCTATAAACTCTCGGGCGAAAACCCCATCGATTTTCCGAAAATTCCGACGGTGAACCGGAGTTTATCGGTTGAGCTGTCGTCGGACGCTCTGCAAAGTGCCATTAACAACACGGTTTTCGCAACCAGCACCGATGATCTGCGGCCCAACATGACGGGCGTTTGCCTGCAACTGGCGCCAGATAGCGCGACATTCGTAGCCACCGACGGCCACCGGCTCATTCGCTACCGACGCACGGACATCAATTCGTCCATTGGCTCGACCATGATTATCCCACGGAAAGCGCTGCTGCTTCTCAAATCGTCTTTGCCGGAAGGAGTGCCTGTGCGGGCAGAATTCAGCCAGTCGAACGCGTCGTTTACGTTTGGGAACACGCAAATGATCTGCCGCCTGATCGATGAGCGTTTCCCGGATTACGAAAATGCCATTCCAACGAATAACCCCAACGTACTGACCATTGGCCGCACAGACCTGCTCAGCTCGCTGAAACGGATCATGATTTATGCCAATCGGACGACGCACCAAATCCGGCTGGCACTCAAAGCCAACCAGCTGACCATTTCTGCGGAAGACCTGGATTACAGCAACGAAGCGAACGAAAAACTAATGTGCGATTACGAGGGCAACGACATGGAAATCGGCTTTAACGCCAAGTTCCTGGCCGAAATGCTCAGCAACCTCAGCGCTAAAATGCTTTCCTTCGAACTGTCGGTTCCTAACCGGGCTGGCCTGATTATTCCGGCGGATAAAGAAGAAAACGAAGATATCCTGATGCTGGTTATGCCCGTGATGCTCAACACATACGCCTGA